Proteins encoded by one window of Nicotiana tabacum cultivar K326 chromosome 10, ASM71507v2, whole genome shotgun sequence:
- the LOC107796194 gene encoding aluminum-activated malate transporter 8-like, with translation MEIDSTNHEKAGIFTSWWSQLKGFPRKLKDKARNIAKNTKKIGKDDPRKIWHAAKVGLALTLVSFFYYNGPLYHSFEQPVMWAVLTVVVVFEFTTGATISKSINRGTATALAGVFGVGAKYLAGLLGNEGPDPIVLGVLVFIVGSVGTYTRFYPQIKRRYDYGTMIFVLTFSLVAVSSYRSEDILTVACERLATILIGVATVMTISMVIRPVWAGDDLHKLVCTNLEKLASFLDGFGSEYFHIYEIEGNGGGTKSNEKGFLEAFISVIGSKATEESLANFAWWEPPHGSFRISHPWKQYLKIGSLARECACHLVGLTGRLNSKSQVPTEFDRRTEEVCKRMITESSKVLKELALSIKTMTQPSSSFMEETHMRNAKSSIDDLKKTLGTSKTFFQNDESNVMDLVPAASVLSTLIDVTKCVHEISKAVEELSVKADFKKKKDSPSSSSSSPPPPWSQLLHRGIVNPVMEDDVESGDFIVIEIGENIESAEKVEIEEANPANNSLAAKKEESVVCEIHVVEEVKTEEKKRESVIIGVRESSAATTVEELKMAQKIMNFADITKLYDSTQFFEPVEIGVRGSTALVITTVMEDGIGGGESIPWRKGSSEIDNCK, from the exons atGGAGATTGATTCAACAAACCATGAAAAAGCTGGTATCTTCACCAGCTGGTGGAGCCAGCTCAAGGGATTTCCCAGGAAGTTAAAGGACAAAGCTAGGAACATTGCTAAAAACACAAAGAAGATTGGGAAAGATGATCCTAGAAAAATTTGGCATGCAGCTAAGGTGGGACTAGCTCTTACTTTAGTCTCATTTTTCTACTATAACGGGCCGCTTTATCATAGCTTTGAACAACCAGTAATGTGGGCTGTCCTGACTGTGGTGGTTGTTTTTGAATTCACTActg GTGCAACCATATCAAAGAGCATAAACAGAGGTACTGCTACGGCACTGGCTGGTGTATTTGGTGTTGGAGCTAAATATTTAGCTGGCCTCTTGGGAAATGAAGGGCCGGATCCTATAGTTCTTGGGGTTTTGGTCTTCATTGTAG GCTCTGTAGGTACATATACAAGGTTTTACCCCCAAATTAAGAGGAGGTATGACTATGGAACCATGATCTTTGTGTTGACCTTTAGCTTGGTCGCAGTCTCAAGTTACCGCTCCGAGGATATTTTGACCGTTGCTTGTGAGCGGTTAGCGACCATTCTGATTGGCGTCGCCACCGTCATGACCATTTCCATGGTTATTCGTCCAGTTTGGGCCGGGGATGATCTTCATAAGCTTGTTTGTACCAATCTTGAAAAGCTAGCAAGTTTTTTAGATG GTTTTGGAAGTGAGTATTTTCACATTTATGAGATTGAAGGGAATGGTGGAGGTACCAAGAGCAATGAAAAGGGCTTTCTTGAAGCCTTCATTAGTGTTATTGGTTCTAAGGCCACTGAAGAATCTTTA GCAAATTTTGCATGGTGGGAGCCCCCTCACGGATCTTTCAGGATTAGTCATCCATGGAAACAATACTTGAAGATTGGTAGTCTTGCCAGAGAATGTGCTTGCCATCTTGTAGGTCTTACTGGCCGCTTAAATTCTAAATCTCAG GTACCAACGGAATTCGACAGGAGAACAGAAGAAGTATGCAAAAGAATGATCACGGAATCTAGCAAAGTCTTAAAGGAACTTGCGTTGTCCATTAAAACCATGACGCAACCTTCTTCTTCCTTCATGGAGGAAACCCACATGCGTAACGCAAAAAGTTCCATTGATGACCTTAAAAAGACACTCGGTACATCCAAAACTTTCTTCCAAAATGACGAATCAAACGTCATGGACTTGGTCCCAGCTGCATCTGTTCTGTCCACACTCATTGACGTCACCAAATGTGTCCACGAAATCTCCAAAGCTGTTGAGGAGCTTTCAGTCAAAGCAGAtttcaagaagaagaaagattcgccttcttcttcttcttcttcaccgcCCCCGCCTTGGTCCCAGTTGCTGCACCGTGGAATTGTGAATCCTGTCATGGAGGATGACGTCGAGAGTGGTGATTTCATTGTGATTGAGATAGGTGAAAACATTGAATCAGCAGAGAAAGTGGAAATAGAGGAGGCGAATCCAGCCAATAATTCGCTAGctgcaaagaaagaagaatcTGTTGTTTGTGAGATACATGTGGTGGAGGAGGTGAAAAcggaagagaagaaaagagaatCTGTTATTATTGGGGTACGTGAAAGCAGTGCAGCAACAACAGTGGAGGAGTTGAAAATGGCACAAAAAATTATGAACTTCGCCGATATTACAAAGCTTTATGACAGCACACAATTTTTCGAACCAGTTGAAATTGGGGTACGTGGAAGCACGGCATTGGTGATTACGACAGTGATGGAGGATGGCATAGGAGGAGGTGAATCCATCCCATGGAGAAAAGGATCGTCGGAAATAGACAATTGTAAATAG